A stretch of the Lolium perenne isolate Kyuss_39 chromosome 3, Kyuss_2.0, whole genome shotgun sequence genome encodes the following:
- the LOC127327041 gene encoding glycine-rich domain-containing protein 2 isoform X1, translated as MPSAAEAPSEPTATASMSSSSPGSRGQAFFSVDLAAASRRLLAFLRSAAAGGAVGPRSVRRYEDLWLPLAAEAAGGGGEEPAMLVPPPDVQLIWLCHCFHHQSYFSYCISRFGRLIDRPSILDAENEEYAADCCRDLWAARYPLDPFDLDNNEFDGSNLNAIDNDNANTEIVKIVQTYAGLAARFASPFVSEGVYHVAAKRRYMRFLDLIREGVCTTRQDTRLVPSLDILLMWLAHQSFPVSYATDMTAMAIRDNVMKMVVSYGEVVSEEVVERTRVLWEEAYDEPYDLSGSELDARAVDTAREAFHWDTAASEEDANRLYKGLQPRFLMEVYVFLKGEFDSENISKEFLRLRAQRCYRSLKLDKPMSSLSCKNWQKTWHLYCEFATRGLTIEVRRSTSGCFRNSKILRNISFSWNDMLHEKSLILTGELDARMRVMASITPPIQAPYLLKCVPDRVTDDGGAMISDVILRMRSYRPQEGRWLTRTVLDYGGRECFVIRMRIGRGIWRRGPETPMAVKWEDRSIEVREGSWSYIASATSVGYAPEKVVGTTTPTKDQQENKVVWNFSTGDVLTVWLGDDLNFQLQNESPEEEARLLVGRRLSYSINKDSTSYNHNEEEQYITLVRTSADHPDGRATVLLNWKLLAVEFLPQEDAVFVLLLCMAITRTMTEIRREDVAGLLVRRRIHEPQVGQRDWGSVMLPSSPSLDPHLQPWYRNAVRVLSSAETVPNGVMPTKYSPTDGKDELYRQALIP; from the exons ATGCCCTCCGCAGCAGAGGCGCCGTCGGAGCCCACCGCCACCGCATCCATGTCCTCCTCGTCCCCCGGCTCCCGCGGGCAGGCTTTCTTCTCCGTAGACCTCGCCGCCGCCTCGCGACGCCTCCTCGCGTTTCTACGCTCTGCGGCGGCCGGCGGAGCCGTCGGCCCGCGGTCTGTGCGGAGGTACGAGGATCTGTGGCTGCCGctcgcggcggaggcggcgggtggaggaggagaggagccggCGATGTTGGTGCCCCCGCCCGACGTGCAGCTCATCTGGCTCTGTCACTGCTTCCACCAT CAGAGCTATTTCTCATACTGCATATCGAGGTTCGGACGCCTCATCGATCGGCCTTCAATACTTGATGCTGAGAATGAGGAGTATGCTGCCGACTGTTGTCGGGACCTCTGGGCTGCACGCTATCCATTGGACCCGTTTGACCTTGACAACAATGAATTTGATGGAAGCAATTTGAATGCCATTGACAATGACAATGCTAATACTGAAATTGTCAAGATAGTTCAAACTTATGCTGGCCTAGCAGCCCGCTTTGCCTCACCCTTTGTCTCGGAAGGCGTCTACCATGTTGCTGCGAAACGGCGGTACATGCGGTTCCTTGACCTCATCAGAGAGGGTGTGTGCACAACCAGACAAGACACACGGCTCGTACCAAGCCTGGACATATTACTGATGTGGCTTGCTCACCAG AGTTTTCCAGTGAGCTATGCAACAGACATGACAGCAATGGCTATCAGGGACAATGTTATGAAAATGGTGGTCAGTTATGGAGAGGTGGTGAGTGAGGAGGTTGTGGAGAGGACAAGGGTGTTGTGGGAAGAGGCATATGATGAGCCATACGATCTTTCTGGTTCAGAGCTTGATGCCAGAGCAGTTGACACAGCAAGGGAAGCATTCCACTGGGACACTGCAGCATCAGAAGAGGACGCCAACCGGCTGTACAAGGGGTTGCAACCTAGATTTCTAATGGAG GTATACGTGTTCCTGAAAGGAGAATTTGACAGCGAGAACATAAGCAAAGAATTTCTCCGTTTGCGAGCACAGAGGTGCTACAGATCATTAAAGCTCGACAAACCGATGTCCAGTTTATCCTGCAAAAACTGGCAGAAAACATGGCATCTGTATTGTGAATTTGCAACCCGAGGTCTCACAATTGAGGTTAGGCGCAGCACGAGTGGGTGCTTCAGGAATAGCAAGATCCTCAGGAACATATCATTCTCATGGAACGATATGTTGCATGAGAAATCACTTATTCTTACAGGAGAGCTGGATGCCAGGATGAGGGTTATGGCATCGATTACCCCTCCAATTCAAGCACCTTACTTGTTGAAGTGCGTACCTGACAGAGTCACTGATGATGGTGGGGCCATGATTTCTGATGTCATACTGCGCATGAGAAGTTACCGTCCGCAAGAAGGACGGTGGCTGACCCGTACAGTGCTTGATTACGGTGGGAGAGAATGTTTCGTCATTCGGATGAG AATAGGCAGAGGAATTTGGCGGAGAGGACCTGAAACTCCCATGGCAGTGAAATGGGAAGACAGGAGCATTGAGGTCCGAGAAGGCTCATGGTCCTACATTGCAAGTGCAACATCCGTTGGTTATGCACCAG AAAAAGTGGTTGGCACAACAACACCAACTAAAGATCAACAGGAGAATAAGGTGGTTTGGAATTTTTCTACTGGAGATGTACTGACAGTGTGGTTGGGAGATGACCTGAACTTTCAACTACAAAATGAGAGCCCAGAAGAAGAG GCAAGGCTGCTTGTAGGGAGGAGATTGAGCTACAGCATAAACAAGGATAGCACATCATATAACCATAATGAGGAGGAGCAATACATCACCCTAGTCCGTACATCAGCAGATCATCCTGATGGTAGAGCAACCGTGCTCCTTAATTGGAAATTACTTGCAGTAGAGTTCTTACCCCAAGAGGATGCAGTTTTTGTACTTCTCTTATGCATGGCAATCACACGGACAATGACGGAGATTAGAAGGGAAGATGTGGCTGGGCTTCTGGTGCGACGAAGAATACATGAACCACAGGTAGGGCAGAGAGACTGGGGTTCTGTGATGCTTCCAAGCTCGCCTTCCCTTGACCCTCACTTGCAGCCATGGTATCGGAATGCGGTGCGTGTTTTGAGCTCTGCAGAGACTGTGCCTAACGGAGTGATGCCCACCAAGTACTCACCTACTGATGGCAAGGATGAGCTATACAGGCAAGCTCTTATACCTTGA
- the LOC127327040 gene encoding dual specificity protein phosphatase PHS1-like, which yields MEEGSTESGSFSRSSSFGGFKEWLASMRKRSGKFSSLSRAPQTKPGILAIESTISSDGIENVDTDSDAIYPDPFDQLPKTSLWDRLGRVSMMDIESSNFSWSSLSSLHHTKHTSTSTEPTEDDTNRSFEVTVNSGGVVFIALFRTSEIDEVPSKEAAAVIKIAPSRMATQSERFGYELAKWLGVRTPQGRVIHSSSCEWPQIKDAVENARHAAVAIGDELQEMICTEMQEALELSRCLFLMNYVHGSPLLESTRPFDSREFAEKTAEALGRILILDLILRNEDRLRCRPLGWRGNYANLLVADKDAYANLDSLDDVRDSAIIRYKPEIIKSPQRQKQRRAVSISGSIGSDISDLVLDDTYDPIEPEISSLRIVAIDSGVPRRPPAGKRAKDQENYPRLVELTLNNWDYSSNLLFEVSIGKLGTPGPEEFDMSSDYNHHSPLPESDMLAVVNSFRGGFRSALRDLQRFHIFLLTLYQKLDTLMKIFFNLMHKCSNESDKEEAGLSESPLCSVEAHTDISDAEIPRHMRRPSRTLSRDSFDMSSPACRESFMMKNFKANGDASRGLRLTMKLREFNKYAKVDSELSKEIEQWNDMLRIDVVKLCQDNNFNTGFFEGIDNSIAVDAYELKVRLEHLLERISLISDAASTERPSQITDFMYIGGALAARSTYTLQHLGVTHVLCLCANEIGQSESQKPCLFDYRNFSINDDENADISDVFQDASDFIDFVEHLHGKVLVHCFEGKSRSATVVLAYLMLRKNYTLLEAWNMLKKVHRRAQPNDGFARVLLDLDKRLHGRISMEWQHKRPAMKVCPICGKNAGLSSSSLKLHLQKSHRKISSGSVDSAMSLEIQKAVEAMMKAG from the exons ATGGAAGAGGGAAGCACAGAATCGGGATCCTTCTCACGCTCTTCCTCCTTC GGTGGGTTCAAGGAATGGCTAGCGTCGATGAGGAAGCGCAGCGGGAAGTTCTCCTCGTTATCACGGGCGCCGCAAACGAAGCCTGGCATTTTGGCTATCGAATCCACAATCAG CTCAGACGGAATAGAAAATGTAGACACCGATAGCGATGCAATATACCCCGACCCATTTGATCAGCTGCCAAAAACAAGCCTGTGGGATAGGCTTGGGAGGGTTTCCATGATGGACATTGAGTCAAGTAACTTCAGCTGGAGTTCTCTTTCTTCTTTGCACCACACAAAACATACTTCTACCAGTACGGAGCCCACTGAGGATGATACAAACAGAAGTTTTGAG GTGACTGTAAATTCTGGAGGAGTCGTATTCATTGCGTTATTCAGAACATCTGAAATTGATGAAGTTCCTTCCAAGGAGGCTGCTGCAGTCATTAAGATAGCACCATCAAGGATGGCCACGCAGTCAGAACGGTTTGGGTACGAACTTGCTAAATGGCTTGGCGTGAGGACCCCTCAA GGCAGAGTCATTCATAGCTCCTCATGTGAATGGCCACAAATCAAGGATGCAGTTGAGAATGCTCGACATGCAGCCGTAGCTATtggtgatgagcttcaggagatgATTTGCACCGAGATGCAAGAAGCTCTTGAGCTGAGCCGATGCCTATTCCTGATGAA TTATGTACATGGCTCCCCACTACTGGAGAGCACAAGACCATTTGATTCACGGGAGTTTGCTGAAAAAACTGCTGAAGCTTTAGGTAGGATCCTGATTCTGGACCTCATTCTGAGAAATGAGGATAGGCTGCGGTGTCGACCCCTTGGTTGGCGTGGAAACTACGCAAACCTACTTGTTGCCGACAAAGATGCTTATGCAAACCTTGATTCACTGGATGATGTTCGCGATTCTGCCATCATCCGTTACAAGCCAGAGATCATCAAAAGCCCTCAGAGACAGAAGCAGAGAAGAGCCGTCTCAATAAGTGGCAGTATCGGCTCAGATATCTCAGACCTTGTGTTGGATGACACTTATGATCCCATTGAGCCTGAGATTTCAAGCTTGCGTATTGTAGCCATTGATTCGGGTGTACCACGCAGACCACCTGCCGGTAAACGGGCGAAAGATCAGGAGAACTACCCAAGGCTGGTGGAACTAACATTAAACAACTGGGACTATTCTTCCAACCTCTTGTTTGAGGTGTCCATTGGAAAACTTGGTACCCCTGGACCCGAGGAATTTGACATGTCATCTGATTATAACCATCATTCTCCTCTGCCTGAGAGTGATATGCTAGCAGTAGTGAATTCCTTCCGAGGAGGTTTTCGTAGTGCTCTGAGAGACCTTCAACGGTTCCACATTTTCCTGCTCACACTTTATCAGAAGCTGGATACTCTAATGAAAATTTTCTTCAATCTTATGCATAAATGTTCAAACGAATCTGACAAGGAAGAAGCAGGTCTTTCTGAATCACCATTGTGTTCTGTAGAGGCGCATACTGATATAAGTGATGCTGAAATTCCACGGCATATGCGTAGGCCTTCCCGCACCTTATCCCGTGATAGTTTTGACATGTCATCTCCTGCCTGTCGAGAGAGCTTTATGATGAAGAATTTCAAAGCAAATGGTGATGCATCCCGTGGTCTGCGGTTGACGATGAAACTCAGGGAATTTAACAAGTATGCCAAG GTAGACAGCGAATTAAGCAAAGAAATAGAACAGTGGAATGACATGCTCAGGATTGATGTTGTAAAATTGTGTCAAGACAACAACTTTAACACGGGCTTCTTTGAAGGGATAGATAATAGCATTGCTGTTGATGCTTATGAGTTGAAG GTTCGTCTTGAGCACCTTCTAGAGAGGATTTCACTGATTTCTGATGCTGCAAGTACTGAACGTCCTTCTCAAATAACAGATTTTATGTATATTGGTGGTGCTCTCGCTGCTCGGTCAACATACACACTTCAGCACCTTGGGGTCACCCATGTGTTGTGCTTGTGTGCAAATGAAATTGGACAGTCAGAATCTCAGAAACCTTGCCTTTTCGACTACCGAAACTTCTCT ATAAACGATGATGAAAATGCTGACATCAGTGATGTGTTCCAAGATGCCTCAGATTTCATTGATTTTGTAGAACATCTGCACGGCAAAGTTCTAGTGCACTGTTTTGAAGGAAAAAGCAGGAGTGCAACCGTTGTACTTGCTTACCTGATGCTGAGAAA AAACTATACTCTTCTAGAAGCATGGAACATGCTCAAGAAGGTGCACCGACGCGCGCAACCCAATGACGGCTTTGCCAGGGTCTTGCTGGATCTTGACAAGAGGCTGCACGGGAGAATCTCCATGGAGTGGCAGCACAAGAGGCCAGCGATGAAGGTGTGCCCCATCTGTGGCAAGAACGCTGGGCTCAGCAGCAGCTCACTCAAGCTCCACCTGCAGAAGTCTCACCGCAAGATATCGTCAGGAAGCGTGGACTCCGCAATGTCCCTGGAGATACAGAAGGCGGTAGAGGCAATGATGAAGGCGGGTTGA
- the LOC127327041 gene encoding glycine-rich domain-containing protein 2 isoform X2 produces MPSAAEAPSEPTATASMSSSSPGSRGQAFFSVDLAAASRRLLAFLRSAAAGGAVGPRSVRRYEDLWLPLAAEAAGGGGEEPAMLVPPPDVQLIWLCHCFHHSYFSYCISRFGRLIDRPSILDAENEEYAADCCRDLWAARYPLDPFDLDNNEFDGSNLNAIDNDNANTEIVKIVQTYAGLAARFASPFVSEGVYHVAAKRRYMRFLDLIREGVCTTRQDTRLVPSLDILLMWLAHQSFPVSYATDMTAMAIRDNVMKMVVSYGEVVSEEVVERTRVLWEEAYDEPYDLSGSELDARAVDTAREAFHWDTAASEEDANRLYKGLQPRFLMEVYVFLKGEFDSENISKEFLRLRAQRCYRSLKLDKPMSSLSCKNWQKTWHLYCEFATRGLTIEVRRSTSGCFRNSKILRNISFSWNDMLHEKSLILTGELDARMRVMASITPPIQAPYLLKCVPDRVTDDGGAMISDVILRMRSYRPQEGRWLTRTVLDYGGRECFVIRMRIGRGIWRRGPETPMAVKWEDRSIEVREGSWSYIASATSVGYAPEKVVGTTTPTKDQQENKVVWNFSTGDVLTVWLGDDLNFQLQNESPEEEARLLVGRRLSYSINKDSTSYNHNEEEQYITLVRTSADHPDGRATVLLNWKLLAVEFLPQEDAVFVLLLCMAITRTMTEIRREDVAGLLVRRRIHEPQVGQRDWGSVMLPSSPSLDPHLQPWYRNAVRVLSSAETVPNGVMPTKYSPTDGKDELYRQALIP; encoded by the exons ATGCCCTCCGCAGCAGAGGCGCCGTCGGAGCCCACCGCCACCGCATCCATGTCCTCCTCGTCCCCCGGCTCCCGCGGGCAGGCTTTCTTCTCCGTAGACCTCGCCGCCGCCTCGCGACGCCTCCTCGCGTTTCTACGCTCTGCGGCGGCCGGCGGAGCCGTCGGCCCGCGGTCTGTGCGGAGGTACGAGGATCTGTGGCTGCCGctcgcggcggaggcggcgggtggaggaggagaggagccggCGATGTTGGTGCCCCCGCCCGACGTGCAGCTCATCTGGCTCTGTCACTGCTTCCACCAT AGCTATTTCTCATACTGCATATCGAGGTTCGGACGCCTCATCGATCGGCCTTCAATACTTGATGCTGAGAATGAGGAGTATGCTGCCGACTGTTGTCGGGACCTCTGGGCTGCACGCTATCCATTGGACCCGTTTGACCTTGACAACAATGAATTTGATGGAAGCAATTTGAATGCCATTGACAATGACAATGCTAATACTGAAATTGTCAAGATAGTTCAAACTTATGCTGGCCTAGCAGCCCGCTTTGCCTCACCCTTTGTCTCGGAAGGCGTCTACCATGTTGCTGCGAAACGGCGGTACATGCGGTTCCTTGACCTCATCAGAGAGGGTGTGTGCACAACCAGACAAGACACACGGCTCGTACCAAGCCTGGACATATTACTGATGTGGCTTGCTCACCAG AGTTTTCCAGTGAGCTATGCAACAGACATGACAGCAATGGCTATCAGGGACAATGTTATGAAAATGGTGGTCAGTTATGGAGAGGTGGTGAGTGAGGAGGTTGTGGAGAGGACAAGGGTGTTGTGGGAAGAGGCATATGATGAGCCATACGATCTTTCTGGTTCAGAGCTTGATGCCAGAGCAGTTGACACAGCAAGGGAAGCATTCCACTGGGACACTGCAGCATCAGAAGAGGACGCCAACCGGCTGTACAAGGGGTTGCAACCTAGATTTCTAATGGAG GTATACGTGTTCCTGAAAGGAGAATTTGACAGCGAGAACATAAGCAAAGAATTTCTCCGTTTGCGAGCACAGAGGTGCTACAGATCATTAAAGCTCGACAAACCGATGTCCAGTTTATCCTGCAAAAACTGGCAGAAAACATGGCATCTGTATTGTGAATTTGCAACCCGAGGTCTCACAATTGAGGTTAGGCGCAGCACGAGTGGGTGCTTCAGGAATAGCAAGATCCTCAGGAACATATCATTCTCATGGAACGATATGTTGCATGAGAAATCACTTATTCTTACAGGAGAGCTGGATGCCAGGATGAGGGTTATGGCATCGATTACCCCTCCAATTCAAGCACCTTACTTGTTGAAGTGCGTACCTGACAGAGTCACTGATGATGGTGGGGCCATGATTTCTGATGTCATACTGCGCATGAGAAGTTACCGTCCGCAAGAAGGACGGTGGCTGACCCGTACAGTGCTTGATTACGGTGGGAGAGAATGTTTCGTCATTCGGATGAG AATAGGCAGAGGAATTTGGCGGAGAGGACCTGAAACTCCCATGGCAGTGAAATGGGAAGACAGGAGCATTGAGGTCCGAGAAGGCTCATGGTCCTACATTGCAAGTGCAACATCCGTTGGTTATGCACCAG AAAAAGTGGTTGGCACAACAACACCAACTAAAGATCAACAGGAGAATAAGGTGGTTTGGAATTTTTCTACTGGAGATGTACTGACAGTGTGGTTGGGAGATGACCTGAACTTTCAACTACAAAATGAGAGCCCAGAAGAAGAG GCAAGGCTGCTTGTAGGGAGGAGATTGAGCTACAGCATAAACAAGGATAGCACATCATATAACCATAATGAGGAGGAGCAATACATCACCCTAGTCCGTACATCAGCAGATCATCCTGATGGTAGAGCAACCGTGCTCCTTAATTGGAAATTACTTGCAGTAGAGTTCTTACCCCAAGAGGATGCAGTTTTTGTACTTCTCTTATGCATGGCAATCACACGGACAATGACGGAGATTAGAAGGGAAGATGTGGCTGGGCTTCTGGTGCGACGAAGAATACATGAACCACAGGTAGGGCAGAGAGACTGGGGTTCTGTGATGCTTCCAAGCTCGCCTTCCCTTGACCCTCACTTGCAGCCATGGTATCGGAATGCGGTGCGTGTTTTGAGCTCTGCAGAGACTGTGCCTAACGGAGTGATGCCCACCAAGTACTCACCTACTGATGGCAAGGATGAGCTATACAGGCAAGCTCTTATACCTTGA